A stretch of the bacterium genome encodes the following:
- a CDS encoding Crp/Fnr family transcriptional regulator, whose product MWDKKPRYERQLMPGEVLFKEGDTGEEMFFIRKGKIKVSLGEEDQEKVLAILKEGDFFGEMAVIDGSPRSATATAIEETDLLIIDKESFVSKINENPLIAYVIEILAKRVRILDEQLKYLTIKSDEERIIHFILSRAKQQGTPLDEGVRLDKITSEDVAHITGVEKAKVVEYLDRLAQVDLIRVSENSITIRSVPDLEEYIKYLKLRDKFKA is encoded by the coding sequence TGAACGTCAGCTCATGCCTGGCGAAGTTCTTTTCAAAGAAGGTGATACTGGTGAAGAGATGTTCTTCATCCGAAAGGGAAAAATAAAGGTTTCTTTGGGCGAAGAGGATCAGGAAAAGGTTCTTGCAATCCTCAAGGAGGGAGATTTCTTCGGCGAAATGGCAGTGATTGACGGAAGTCCTCGTTCTGCGACGGCAACGGCAATTGAAGAAACGGATCTATTGATTATCGACAAGGAATCCTTTGTCTCAAAAATCAACGAAAACCCTCTTATTGCGTACGTGATCGAGATTCTTGCAAAAAGGGTTCGAATCCTTGACGAGCAGCTCAAATACTTGACAATCAAAAGCGATGAGGAACGAATCATTCATTTCATCCTTTCCAGAGCCAAGCAACAGGGTACTCCACTGGACGAAGGCGTGCGCCTTGATAAGATAACATCTGAAGATGTAGCCCACATTACAGGAGTTGAAAAAGCAAAAGTGGTTGAATATCTTGACAGGCTCGCACAGGTTGATCTGATTAGAGTTTCAGAAAACTCAATTACAATCCGCAGCGTGCCGGATCTAGAGGAGTATATAAAGTATCTCAAACTCAGAGATAAATTCAAGGCTTAA